The following proteins are encoded in a genomic region of Falsibacillus pallidus:
- the hisS gene encoding histidine--tRNA ligase — MAIQIPRGTQDILPGEVEKWQFIEQKAKELCQKFNYKEIRTPIFEHTELFLRSVGDTTDIVQKEMYSFEDRGGRDMTLRPEGTASVARSYIENKMYGYANQPVKLYYNGPMFRYERPQAGRFRQFVQFGVEALGSQDPAIDAEVISLAMSLYKEAGLKSLKLVINSLGDQESRKAHRNALIKHFEPRISEFCSDCQNRLEKNPLRILDCKKDRDHELMGTAPSILEYLNEESIQYFEKVQAYLTALGIEFEVDPTLVRGLDYYNHTAFEIMSSAEGFGAITTLCGGGRYNGLIQEIGGPETPGIGFGMSIERLLAAVEAEGAVLPYESKMDCFFVSLGEEAKDKTVELLYQLRQAGYSAEKDYLDRKIKAQFKAADRVNARFVAVLGEDELKVNKINVKNMETGDQQELTLDDFVSAFQQLAD, encoded by the coding sequence ATGGCTATTCAAATTCCTCGAGGAACCCAGGATATCCTTCCTGGAGAAGTGGAAAAGTGGCAATTCATAGAACAGAAGGCAAAAGAGCTTTGCCAAAAATTCAATTATAAAGAAATCAGGACTCCGATTTTCGAACATACTGAACTGTTCCTGCGCAGCGTAGGAGATACAACAGACATCGTTCAAAAAGAAATGTACTCTTTTGAAGACCGTGGAGGAAGGGATATGACCCTTCGTCCCGAAGGAACTGCATCTGTTGCAAGGTCTTATATTGAAAACAAGATGTACGGATATGCAAACCAGCCTGTCAAACTTTACTATAATGGTCCAATGTTCCGGTACGAAAGGCCCCAGGCAGGACGTTTCAGGCAATTCGTCCAGTTCGGGGTAGAAGCATTGGGCAGCCAGGATCCGGCAATCGATGCAGAGGTTATTTCATTGGCCATGTCGCTTTATAAAGAAGCTGGATTGAAGAGCTTAAAGCTAGTCATCAATAGCTTGGGAGACCAGGAAAGCCGGAAAGCACACCGCAACGCACTCATTAAACACTTCGAGCCGAGGATCTCAGAGTTTTGCAGCGATTGCCAAAATCGCCTCGAAAAGAATCCTCTTCGTATTTTGGATTGCAAAAAGGACAGGGACCATGAACTGATGGGAACAGCTCCATCCATCCTCGAGTATTTGAATGAAGAGTCCATACAATATTTTGAAAAAGTCCAGGCTTATTTAACAGCCCTTGGCATTGAGTTCGAAGTAGATCCTACATTGGTTCGCGGTTTGGATTACTACAACCATACAGCATTCGAAATCATGAGCAGTGCTGAAGGCTTCGGCGCAATCACGACTCTATGCGGCGGAGGACGATACAATGGCCTCATCCAAGAAATCGGCGGCCCTGAAACTCCGGGAATCGGTTTCGGAATGAGCATTGAACGTCTTTTGGCAGCAGTAGAAGCCGAAGGGGCTGTTCTACCGTATGAATCCAAGATGGACTGTTTCTTTGTTTCTCTTGGAGAGGAAGCTAAGGATAAAACGGTCGAATTGCTGTATCAATTACGGCAGGCAGGCTACTCTGCCGAGAAGGATTACCTCGATAGAAAAATAAAAGCCCAATTCAAAGCGGCGGACAGAGTAAACGCAAGATTTGTTGCGGTGCTCGGCGAGGATGAATTAAAAGTTAATAAGATTAATGTGAAAAATATGGAAACAGGAGATCAGCAGGAATTGACGCTTGATGATTTTGTTTCAGCATTCCAACAACTAGCGGATTAA
- a CDS encoding RNA polymerase subunit sigma-70, with protein sequence MRFGDKQSMNMGAEKVFGVDFHHFIERESQATTMELASEFGLTLRDVRSLKKKMERS encoded by the coding sequence ATGAGATTTGGTGATAAACAGTCGATGAATATGGGGGCTGAAAAAGTTTTTGGAGTGGATTTTCATCATTTTATCGAAAGGGAAAGCCAAGCCACCACAATGGAACTGGCCTCTGAATTTGGATTGACATTGAGAGATGTAAGGTCGCTTAAGAAAAAAATGGAGCGATCTTGA
- a CDS encoding SH3 domain-containing protein — MARKLLQAAIVAIMLTASFFTNAHFSHAGGPQAKVGVDSLNVRQGPGLTYSVVAQIHKGETYEIVGQQKDWVQIKVSAFTKGWVASWLVTTTDNGYTASSSDSIGIVTADGLRLRSGPGTGEKVIDVLSKNEKVSILASSSNWYKVNANGHTGWISSEFVSMSGKTEAASTTSAKSAIITATSLNARSNPDLGSRIVGSLKKGDRVRILSTKNDWNEIEFGGDTAWISGKYVEYSDSPAPSSPSSGNQTMMAVVKVDNLNVREEPSLNGNIVGSVKSGERVKLIEEKNDWMKIELSQGSTGWVAGWFMEKTMAAPSKGNDVSSSKGTAVILYNGTNIRKQPSVQSGIALRANAGDSFRIKGVTGDWVEIYLSNGDTAFVAGWIISTDLKNAPGKNGNESPQSHGSIAGKTIVIDPGHGGRDNGTTGNKGTLEKNMTLKTAQLLYDKLSNAGAKVIMTRNDDRYISLQSRVAVAQYEDADAFISIHYDSIPDRSVNGHTTYYYHSFQKDLAESVNQAVSKKVNLRDRGVRFGDYHVIRENHQPSTLLELGYLSNPAEEASILSNQYQQIASTGIYNGLMDYFN; from the coding sequence ATGGCTAGGAAATTACTTCAGGCTGCCATCGTTGCCATCATGTTGACAGCCTCATTTTTCACCAATGCCCACTTTAGCCATGCGGGCGGACCCCAAGCCAAAGTAGGGGTCGATTCATTGAATGTCCGGCAAGGGCCGGGACTTACTTATTCTGTAGTCGCACAAATACATAAAGGGGAAACCTACGAAATCGTGGGCCAGCAAAAGGATTGGGTCCAAATCAAAGTTTCTGCATTCACAAAGGGTTGGGTTGCTTCTTGGCTCGTCACAACCACTGACAATGGATATACTGCATCCAGCAGTGATTCAATCGGCATCGTCACCGCCGATGGCCTTCGGCTTAGAAGCGGGCCGGGAACTGGTGAAAAAGTCATTGATGTCCTTTCTAAAAATGAAAAGGTCTCAATCCTGGCATCCTCCTCAAACTGGTACAAAGTCAATGCGAATGGCCATACCGGATGGATATCCAGTGAATTCGTTTCTATGTCAGGGAAAACGGAAGCTGCAAGCACAACCTCCGCTAAGAGCGCCATCATAACAGCAACTTCCCTGAACGCCCGTTCAAATCCGGATCTCGGCAGCAGGATTGTCGGCTCCCTAAAAAAAGGGGACCGGGTCCGAATCCTTTCCACAAAGAATGACTGGAACGAGATTGAATTTGGCGGGGACACAGCATGGATAAGCGGAAAATATGTGGAATATTCCGATTCGCCTGCTCCTTCTTCACCATCCTCAGGCAATCAAACCATGATGGCCGTTGTTAAAGTGGATAATTTAAATGTTCGAGAAGAACCTTCTTTGAATGGAAATATTGTCGGCAGTGTAAAATCCGGTGAACGTGTGAAATTGATCGAGGAAAAAAACGACTGGATGAAAATCGAGTTGAGCCAAGGAAGCACTGGCTGGGTAGCAGGCTGGTTTATGGAAAAGACCATGGCAGCACCTTCAAAAGGGAATGACGTCTCTTCTTCAAAAGGTACAGCCGTCATATTGTATAATGGGACAAACATCCGCAAACAGCCTTCTGTACAGTCAGGCATCGCTCTAAGGGCAAATGCAGGAGACTCCTTCCGTATTAAGGGGGTAACAGGAGATTGGGTTGAAATTTATCTTTCCAACGGCGATACAGCTTTCGTGGCAGGATGGATCATATCAACCGATTTGAAAAATGCCCCTGGCAAAAACGGAAACGAAAGTCCCCAATCACACGGATCCATCGCAGGCAAGACGATTGTCATCGATCCTGGCCATGGCGGCAGGGATAATGGTACAACCGGGAACAAAGGGACACTTGAAAAAAATATGACCTTAAAGACTGCTCAATTGCTTTATGACAAATTAAGCAATGCAGGTGCGAAAGTCATCATGACAAGGAATGATGACCGGTACATTTCTTTGCAGTCCCGTGTTGCTGTAGCTCAATATGAAGACGCTGATGCGTTTATCAGCATCCACTATGACAGCATTCCGGACCGCAGCGTAAATGGACATACAACCTATTATTATCATTCGTTCCAAAAAGATTTGGCCGAGTCAGTCAACCAAGCAGTCTCCAAGAAAGTCAATCTCAGGGACCGAGGGGTTAGATTTGGAGATTATCATGTCATTAGGGAAAACCATCAGCCTTCCACACTTTTGGAACTTGGCTATTTAAGCAATCCCGCTGAAGAAGCATCTATTCTTTCCAATCAGTATCAACAAATTGCTTCCACAGGCATTTACAATGGGTTAATGGATTATTTCAACTAA